A portion of the Candidatus Eisenbacteria bacterium genome contains these proteins:
- a CDS encoding glycosyltransferase — MKVAHLDTGRTWRGGQGQVLLLMRELRRRGVEQLLLAPRAPLLEKARAEGFAAQRWRSRGEMDLPAMLAARGALARFGPEVAHLHSAHAHALGVPAARWAGVPGVVVARRVDFRVGGSPLSRLKYRLPVDRYFCISEGVRQAMLASGVAAEKLALVPSGVDLAAVEAEGRAPAPDLRALLRLPSDAEILGTVASLAPHKNHILLLEAAPAVLAARPRAHFVWLGEGECRGPLERRRAALGLEARVHLPGFRPDARSLMKQFDLFVLPSYLEGLCTSLLDAQALGVPIVATAVGGVPEVVRDGVTGRLVGKLEPAALSGALLSALADPAARSAWAEAGRGAVRAFGIARTAERTLEEYARLPGARTVTAR; from the coding sequence GTGAAGGTCGCCCACCTCGACACGGGCCGCACCTGGCGGGGCGGACAGGGGCAGGTGCTGCTGCTCATGCGCGAGCTGCGCCGTCGCGGGGTCGAACAGCTGCTGCTCGCGCCCCGTGCCCCGCTGCTCGAGAAGGCGCGGGCGGAGGGTTTCGCAGCTCAGCGCTGGCGCTCGCGCGGCGAGATGGATCTGCCGGCCATGCTCGCGGCCCGGGGCGCACTCGCCCGCTTCGGCCCCGAGGTCGCGCACCTGCACAGCGCGCACGCCCACGCGCTGGGCGTGCCCGCGGCGCGCTGGGCCGGCGTGCCGGGGGTCGTGGTCGCGCGTCGGGTGGATTTCCGGGTCGGCGGCAGCCCGCTCAGCCGGCTCAAGTACCGCCTGCCGGTGGACCGCTATTTCTGCATCAGCGAGGGCGTGCGGCAGGCGATGCTCGCGTCCGGGGTCGCGGCGGAGAAGCTTGCACTCGTTCCGAGCGGCGTGGACCTCGCCGCGGTCGAAGCCGAGGGGCGGGCGCCCGCGCCGGACCTGCGGGCGCTGCTCCGCCTGCCCTCCGACGCGGAAATCCTCGGCACGGTCGCTTCGCTGGCGCCGCACAAGAACCACATCCTGCTGCTGGAGGCCGCCCCGGCCGTGCTCGCGGCGCGGCCACGCGCCCACTTCGTGTGGCTCGGGGAAGGCGAGTGCCGCGGACCGCTCGAACGGCGCAGGGCCGCGTTGGGGCTCGAAGCGCGCGTCCACCTGCCGGGCTTTCGGCCCGACGCGCGCTCGCTCATGAAGCAGTTCGACCTGTTCGTCCTGCCGAGCTACCTCGAGGGGCTGTGCACGTCGCTGCTCGACGCCCAGGCGCTCGGCGTGCCGATCGTCGCGACCGCCGTGGGAGGGGTACCGGAGGTGGTCCGCGACGGCGTCACGGGGCGGCTCGTCGGGAAGCTCGAACCGGCGGCGCTCTCCGGCGCGCTGCTCTCGGCGCTGGCCGACCCGGCCGCCCGCTCCGCATGGGCGGAGGCGGGCAGGGGGGCGGTGCGTGCGTTCGGCATCGCGCGCACGGCGGAGCGCACGCTCGAGGAGTACGCGCGCCTTCCGGGGGCAAGGACGGTCACGGCCCGGTGA